A portion of the Streptomyces sp. YPW6 genome contains these proteins:
- a CDS encoding alpha/beta hydrolase, which yields MSGRSGGGISVLTWSALREVKCAELEQAADGWGRVSNRADAARDRIEGQLLPGLRDTQKGEAPDAAVRGLRRLGKNFQYIYTECGLLRTTLNSLAHEIKTQQRVLQGALDDAAASRFTVHADGSVTYPAAGEGVVDGKPLAGGTVSGVPNPGMVPSSGLVAPNPNAGKAQDIADRVAQAVRAAADADWRYTRILRSLKAHEGLGVPVATWTDAAADAAAVRAAARGYLRDAIPHDASPAERKAWWAGLTDEQREEYLAVYPDRIGNLDGIPALVRDAANRDNLQLLMGKLSGRDDDDAATKLAALREIDRQLRAGPKAGEPPMYLLGIGDQGNGRAIVSYGNPDTARNVAAYVPGLNTSLDEDFADGDLKRARDLSITANRHGAPTAVITWLGYDAPQSPDGRGSLAVAGGGRANEGGLAFREFMNGMQVANQNADPHMTAIGHSYGSRTVGAAAQGEGGIPGVDDIVFVGSPGVGVNSADDLGVGREHVFVGAAANDIVTKMPSREEFAVGAVGTLYGGPAASYVFGDLADRGDDDIWFGKDPASEAFGARRFEVGDGPPLIGQGKLNVDAHSEYFDPEIDRASVENMALIAVGHAERIKREVPR from the coding sequence GTGAGCGGGCGGAGCGGTGGGGGGATTTCCGTTCTGACCTGGTCGGCGTTACGTGAGGTGAAGTGTGCCGAACTGGAGCAGGCGGCGGACGGCTGGGGACGGGTCAGCAACCGGGCGGACGCGGCCCGCGACCGTATCGAGGGGCAGCTCCTGCCGGGGCTTCGCGATACGCAGAAGGGGGAGGCGCCGGACGCGGCCGTGAGAGGACTGCGGAGGCTGGGGAAGAACTTCCAGTACATCTACACCGAGTGCGGACTGCTGCGGACCACGCTGAACAGTCTCGCCCATGAGATCAAGACCCAGCAGCGGGTGTTGCAGGGGGCGCTGGACGATGCGGCGGCGTCGAGGTTCACGGTGCACGCGGATGGTTCGGTGACGTATCCGGCGGCGGGCGAGGGGGTGGTCGACGGGAAGCCGTTGGCGGGTGGGACGGTGTCGGGGGTCCCGAACCCGGGCATGGTCCCGTCTTCGGGGCTCGTCGCGCCCAACCCGAACGCGGGCAAGGCTCAGGACATCGCGGACCGGGTGGCCCAGGCGGTGCGGGCGGCGGCCGATGCGGACTGGCGGTACACCAGGATCCTGCGGTCGCTGAAGGCGCACGAGGGGCTGGGTGTTCCGGTGGCGACGTGGACCGACGCGGCGGCCGATGCCGCGGCGGTGCGGGCTGCGGCGCGCGGCTACCTGAGAGACGCGATCCCGCACGATGCGAGTCCGGCGGAACGCAAGGCATGGTGGGCCGGCCTGACGGACGAACAGCGCGAGGAGTACCTCGCGGTGTACCCGGACCGGATCGGCAACCTGGACGGGATTCCGGCCCTGGTCAGGGACGCGGCGAACCGGGACAACCTTCAGCTGCTGATGGGGAAGCTGTCGGGGCGGGACGACGACGATGCGGCGACCAAGCTCGCGGCGCTGCGGGAGATCGACCGGCAGCTGCGGGCGGGGCCGAAGGCGGGGGAGCCGCCGATGTACTTGCTCGGGATCGGGGATCAGGGGAACGGCCGGGCGATCGTGTCGTACGGGAATCCGGATACGGCGCGGAATGTGGCAGCTTATGTGCCGGGGTTGAATACTTCGTTGGACGAGGATTTTGCCGACGGGGATCTGAAGCGAGCGCGTGATCTTTCCATTACGGCGAATCGACACGGAGCACCGACTGCTGTGATCACTTGGCTCGGATATGACGCACCGCAGTCGCCGGACGGGCGTGGGAGCCTAGCTGTTGCTGGAGGGGGCAGGGCGAACGAAGGTGGCTTGGCTTTCCGTGAGTTCATGAACGGTATGCAAGTGGCCAATCAAAACGCGGATCCGCATATGACGGCCATTGGTCACTCTTATGGATCTCGGACGGTGGGTGCTGCTGCCCAGGGAGAAGGTGGTATTCCAGGTGTAGACGATATTGTTTTCGTCGGAAGCCCCGGCGTGGGCGTGAATAGTGCCGACGATCTGGGTGTCGGGAGGGAGCATGTGTTCGTTGGAGCGGCTGCCAACGACATCGTGACGAAAATGCCATCCCGGGAGGAGTTTGCGGTCGGGGCGGTGGGGACGTTATACGGCGGCCCTGCGGCTTCCTATGTCTTCGGCGACCTGGCCGACAGAGGGGACGATGACATCTGGTTCGGCAAGGACCCGGCCAGTGAAGCGTTCGGGGCAAGGCGTTTCGAGGTGGGGGATGGGCCACCTTTGATCGGACAGGGAAAGCTTAATGTCGATGCGCATTCGGAGTACTTCGATCCTGAAATCGACAGGGCGTCGGTCGAAAATATGGCACTGATCGCTGTGGGGCATGCGGAAAGAATCAAGAGGGAAGTGCCGCGTTGA
- a CDS encoding alpha/beta hydrolase, protein MPRPLQAALILLHVLFVATLVGALRALSTAASVDAVDGYLLGLLLYASLPGVAVFVLSLYVRRGGVRVRYALLGVLAWVALGALTELGGGAEGLGVARLAVPLAGIVLLCRPESRRWFRSGPEQRAGQRVFSFARMMKFRRDGGQTALEYLGLVLVVVALVGGLMATGTGQQLTAEIRSAICELTGSSCPAPGRDALAGEGIGDGGADGTAGGPHDPAGAGADGGGGEGEGEGDSSLTGGVGSTGTGGGNGTSDTGGTSGATGTSGTTGRPGDTATTATTGTTGAPNSAGPAGPAGTTGAPTTPTTPQARTPFLQRDPITTVDASRPAGPDGGGFLGGFLGDGLGGDVRGVVDAVLRPGEAGRRIAEQWRRDTRGAEGKWARGDYIGAAWDWNKAVGGAGAGLAIPGSGARVDAEVRDAERAHLSERIPRNAAPAQRKAWWDGLSPEERERYVELVPELIGNLDGIPVLARDAANRRNLPALIDELEGVDTDKAREQLAGLREIERQLNGDSKPPMYLIGIGDEGNGRAIVSFGNPDASQHVSAYVPGLNTSLDEEFAKNDLGRARDTAIGAQGYDTSTASIVWLGYDAPQLPDRDGVAGYFAVMGTGRAEKGGAAYRDFMEGIRVTNRNEDPHLTAIGHSYGSRTVGAAAARPGGIPGVDDIILVGSPGVGVDHAVDLGVGSEHVFVGAAANDPVTQLPSKTQVVVGGLGLALGGPGGAYVAGDLADPGDDDLWFGKDPASKAFGARRFPVADGPPLVSGSGISLDAHSNYFSPERDAVSADSIALIVSGNADRIKMEEPK, encoded by the coding sequence ATGCCCCGGCCGTTGCAGGCGGCCCTGATCCTGCTGCACGTTCTCTTCGTGGCCACCCTGGTGGGCGCTCTCCGGGCCCTGTCGACGGCTGCCTCGGTGGACGCGGTCGACGGGTATCTCCTCGGGTTGCTGCTGTACGCGTCCTTACCCGGGGTCGCCGTCTTCGTGCTGTCGCTCTACGTCCGTCGGGGCGGGGTTCGCGTCCGGTACGCGCTCCTCGGCGTGCTGGCCTGGGTCGCCCTCGGCGCCCTCACCGAGCTGGGCGGCGGGGCCGAGGGCTTGGGCGTCGCGCGGTTGGCCGTACCGCTGGCCGGCATCGTCCTGCTGTGCCGCCCGGAGAGCCGTCGCTGGTTCCGCAGCGGCCCGGAGCAGCGGGCCGGACAACGGGTGTTCAGCTTCGCCCGGATGATGAAGTTCCGGCGCGACGGCGGGCAGACCGCGCTGGAGTACCTCGGCCTCGTCCTGGTCGTCGTCGCGCTCGTCGGTGGGCTCATGGCCACGGGCACCGGTCAGCAGCTCACCGCGGAGATCCGCAGCGCGATCTGTGAACTGACCGGTAGTTCGTGCCCGGCTCCTGGCCGCGATGCCCTGGCCGGTGAAGGGATCGGTGACGGGGGCGCCGACGGTACCGCCGGCGGGCCCCATGACCCTGCGGGCGCTGGTGCCGACGGAGGCGGGGGCGAGGGTGAGGGTGAGGGCGATTCCAGCCTTACCGGTGGTGTCGGCAGCACCGGCACCGGGGGTGGGAACGGAACCAGTGACACCGGCGGGACCAGTGGTGCCACCGGAACCAGTGGCACCACCGGTCGCCCCGGTGACACCGCCACCACCGCCACCACCGGCACCACCGGAGCCCCCAACTCCGCAGGCCCCGCAGGCCCCGCAGGCACCACCGGAGCCCCCACCACCCCCACCACCCCCCAAGCCCGCACGCCCTTCCTCCAGCGCGACCCCATCACCACGGTCGACGCGAGTAGACCCGCAGGCCCCGACGGCGGCGGCTTCCTCGGTGGGTTTCTCGGGGACGGGCTGGGGGGCGATGTCCGCGGGGTCGTCGACGCCGTTCTGCGGCCGGGGGAGGCCGGGCGGCGCATCGCCGAGCAGTGGAGGCGGGACACCCGTGGCGCGGAGGGGAAGTGGGCGCGGGGCGACTACATCGGCGCGGCCTGGGACTGGAACAAGGCCGTCGGCGGGGCCGGCGCCGGGCTGGCGATCCCCGGGTCCGGGGCGCGGGTCGACGCCGAGGTGCGGGACGCCGAGCGCGCGCACCTGAGCGAGCGGATCCCGCGGAACGCCGCCCCCGCCCAGCGCAAGGCGTGGTGGGACGGGCTCTCGCCCGAGGAGCGGGAGCGGTACGTCGAGCTCGTCCCGGAGCTGATCGGCAATCTCGACGGCATTCCGGTCCTCGCCCGGGACGCCGCCAACCGCCGCAACCTTCCGGCGCTGATCGACGAGCTGGAGGGCGTCGACACCGACAAGGCCCGTGAGCAGCTGGCCGGGCTGCGCGAGATCGAACGGCAGCTGAACGGCGACAGCAAGCCGCCGATGTATCTCATCGGGATCGGGGACGAGGGGAACGGGCGGGCGATCGTGTCGTTCGGGAATCCTGATGCCTCGCAGCACGTGTCCGCCTATGTGCCGGGGCTCAACACCTCCCTCGACGAGGAGTTCGCCAAGAACGACCTCGGGCGCGCCCGGGACACCGCGATCGGGGCGCAGGGGTACGACACGTCGACGGCGTCGATCGTCTGGCTCGGGTACGACGCCCCGCAGCTGCCGGACCGGGACGGGGTGGCGGGTTACTTCGCCGTCATGGGCACCGGGCGTGCCGAGAAGGGCGGCGCGGCCTACCGCGACTTCATGGAAGGGATCCGGGTGACCAACCGGAACGAGGACCCGCACCTGACCGCCATCGGTCACTCCTACGGGTCCCGGACGGTGGGTGCGGCCGCGGCCCGGCCCGGGGGGATTCCCGGCGTCGACGACATCATCCTCGTCGGCAGTCCGGGGGTCGGCGTCGATCACGCCGTGGACCTCGGCGTCGGCAGCGAGCACGTCTTCGTGGGGGCCGCCGCCAACGACCCGGTGACCCAGCTGCCCTCGAAGACCCAGGTCGTGGTGGGCGGGCTCGGGCTGGCCCTGGGCGGACCCGGCGGGGCGTACGTCGCCGGCGATCTGGCCGATCCGGGTGACGACGACCTCTGGTTCGGGAAGGATCCCGCGAGCAAGGCGTTCGGGGCCCGGCGCTTCCCGGTGGCCGACGGGCCGCCGCTCGTCAGCGGGAGCGGCATCAGTCTGGACGCGCACTCGAACTACTTCAGCCCGGAACGCGACGCCGTGTCCGCGGACAGCATCGCCCTGATCGTGTCGGGCAACGCCGACCGGATCAAGATGGAGGAACCGAAGTGA